One genomic window of Candidatus Methylacidiphilales bacterium includes the following:
- a CDS encoding calcium/sodium antiporter yields MSDVVISTFYIFLGLFFLYLGGEGLIRGSSALAFRLGLSSLVIGLTVVAFGTSAPELFVSVQAALEGNENIAAGNVVGSNIFNIAFILSITALIHPLRIQLQLLRFDVPILVGVTILFLGLFGDRGISRWEAMILFLGIVIYTVVVIRMAKREEDKKEIVKEFEEGLEKPVGTIWLDIGYVIGGLALLVGGSHFLINGASSVARYFGVSEAVIGLTIVAAGTSLPEMATNVVAALKKEPDIALGNIVGSNIFNILAIMGIAGLVVPFRASEITIFDLTTMLVFAIALLAIVLSGKEINRWKGSLLLCGYAVYLYYIWPK; encoded by the coding sequence ATGAGCGATGTCGTTATCTCAACCTTTTACATATTTCTAGGGCTCTTTTTTCTTTATCTTGGTGGGGAAGGATTGATACGCGGAAGTAGTGCTTTGGCATTCCGCCTTGGTCTCTCGTCTCTGGTGATTGGATTAACAGTAGTAGCCTTTGGCACAAGTGCTCCGGAGCTCTTTGTCAGCGTGCAAGCAGCCTTAGAGGGGAATGAAAACATCGCAGCGGGTAACGTCGTAGGGTCGAATATTTTTAACATCGCTTTTATTTTGAGTATCACTGCTTTGATCCATCCGCTGCGGATACAGTTGCAACTTCTACGTTTCGATGTGCCGATCCTTGTTGGAGTCACTATACTCTTTCTGGGTCTTTTTGGAGATCGAGGCATTTCACGATGGGAAGCTATGATTTTGTTTTTAGGGATCGTTATTTACACGGTGGTTGTTATTCGAATGGCAAAACGCGAAGAAGACAAAAAAGAGATTGTTAAAGAATTTGAAGAAGGCCTTGAAAAACCAGTAGGCACCATATGGCTAGACATCGGCTACGTCATAGGAGGATTGGCGCTTTTGGTGGGGGGATCGCATTTTTTAATTAATGGAGCGTCCTCTGTTGCTCGTTATTTTGGTGTATCAGAAGCAGTGATTGGTTTAACAATCGTGGCTGCCGGAACGAGTCTTCCTGAGATGGCAACTAATGTGGTGGCTGCATTAAAAAAGGAGCCAGACATTGCGCTTGGGAACATTGTGGGTTCCAACATCTTCAACATCCTCGCAATCATGGGAATTGCCGGCTTGGTAGTCCCGTTTCGTGCATCGGAAATTACAATTTTCGATCTCACGACTATGCTCGTTTTTGCAATAGCGCTTTTAGCAATTGTGCTTTCTGGCAAGGAAATCAACCGCTGGAAAGGTAGCCTTTTGCTCTGCGGATACGCTGTCTACCTCTACTATATATGGCCGAAGTAA